Proteins co-encoded in one Cupriavidus taiwanensis genomic window:
- a CDS encoding DUF3606 domain-containing protein produces the protein MSDVTSEFRPLDPGRINLMDPLEVQYWCQELGCSTSDLENAVDQAGDHISAVRAQLEQQHAGARSG, from the coding sequence ATGAGCGATGTGACCAGCGAGTTCAGGCCCCTGGATCCGGGCCGCATCAACCTGATGGATCCGCTCGAAGTGCAGTACTGGTGCCAGGAGCTCGGCTGCAGCACCAGCGACCTGGAAAATGCTGTCGACCAGGCCGGCGATCATATCTCGGCGGTGCGCGCACAGCTGGAACAGCAGCACGCGGGCGCCCGCTCCGGCTGA